A genomic region of Fodinisporobacter ferrooxydans contains the following coding sequences:
- a CDS encoding cation diffusion facilitator family transporter produces MDTSTHGGVEQYNAKLMVTFCLTLVLFLIEVIGGFVSHSLALLSDAAHVLTDLLSTALTWYALKQTQKPANRGMTFGYHRASVIAAFGNTGTLILLSFWILGEAIVRLFQPEPIAFSTMIGAAGIGLLINLIIVFLLTRGEANLNIRSAILHFIGDAAASIGVITGAIVIHLTDWYPIDPILSVMIAFLLSWNARKILKEAIHILMEGVPKEIDPLDVIEELKTIEGIRDVHDLHIWGVSDEHVAMTCHLVIQPTMTIEKAQHTLDGATELLRSKFNIGHPTLQLETESHPHHEGLLHGENAADPPHAEID; encoded by the coding sequence TTGGATACATCGACACACGGGGGTGTAGAGCAATATAATGCCAAGTTAATGGTTACGTTCTGTTTGACGCTGGTACTTTTTTTGATCGAGGTCATTGGGGGATTTGTTTCACACAGCTTGGCATTGCTCTCAGATGCCGCTCATGTACTGACAGATCTGCTGTCGACGGCGTTGACCTGGTATGCATTAAAACAAACGCAAAAACCGGCAAATCGCGGAATGACATTTGGGTATCATCGAGCAAGTGTCATTGCCGCTTTTGGCAATACGGGCACACTGATTTTATTATCTTTTTGGATCCTGGGAGAAGCGATTGTACGGCTTTTCCAACCGGAACCGATCGCGTTTTCCACGATGATCGGAGCAGCAGGGATCGGGTTATTGATCAATCTGATCATCGTCTTTTTATTGACGCGGGGAGAAGCGAATTTAAATATTCGCTCGGCGATTTTGCACTTTATTGGAGATGCGGCTGCTTCGATCGGAGTCATTACAGGCGCGATCGTCATTCATCTGACCGATTGGTATCCGATTGATCCCATCCTGTCTGTGATGATTGCCTTTTTATTATCCTGGAATGCCCGCAAAATCCTGAAGGAAGCCATCCATATCTTAATGGAGGGCGTCCCGAAAGAAATCGATCCTTTAGATGTGATCGAGGAGTTGAAAACAATTGAGGGCATTCGTGATGTGCATGACTTGCATATTTGGGGTGTCAGCGATGAACACGTAGCGATGACTTGTCATCTGGTGATTCAGCCGACGATGACGATTGAAAAAGCACAACATACATTAGACGGGGCAACGGAACTCCTGCGCTCGAAATTTAACATTGGCCACCCGACGTTGCAGTTGGAAACAGAGTCACATCCACACCATGAAGGATTGCTGCACGGTGAGAATGCGGCTGATCCGCCTCATGCAGAAATTGATTAG
- a CDS encoding YerC/YecD family TrpR-related protein: MQLDKLRDSTIDQLFEAILTLKSVEECYQFFDDLCTVNEIQSLAQRLEVARMLGKGFTYNQIESETGASTATISRVKRCLNYGTDGYKMVLERLTETK, encoded by the coding sequence ATTCTACAATTGATCAATTATTTGAAGCAATTTTAACGCTGAAGTCTGTAGAAGAATGTTATCAATTTTTTGATGACTTATGTACGGTGAATGAAATACAATCCCTGGCTCAGCGGCTGGAAGTGGCACGGATGCTTGGAAAAGGTTTTACATATAATCAAATTGAATCAGAAACAGGCGCGAGTACCGCTACCATCAGCCGTGTCAAACGATGTTTGAATTATGGTACAGACGGATACAAGATGGTATTGGAGCGATTGACGGAAACAAAGTGA